The Bacteroidales bacterium DNA window GCTATTTATTGTTTTCTTAAGTCACATTAACCGAGCTGATTGTGTTTATTAAATATGATATTAACTTATTGGTATTACTTATTTCTACACTCATTTTTAAATCAAGTTTCTTTCAACAATGACGGATCATCCTCTGGCCGGGATTTTTATACGGGTTATTTTTCTCTGTATCCAGAGAATATCCAATCCTGAAATCGCACATACAAAGATAATGGCAAATAGTAACGTCATCCAGAAAACTGACCCTTGTTCATTGGGAACAAGTACGGAAAGCTTTGTATGGTATAATACCTGGATATATTTTGTGATCAGGATACTGACCGTTCCTATCAGTACATTTAATCCCAGCACCAGCATGTTGTATGGCGCCGCTAGTTTTTTCCTCGGAAATCCCAGTAATATAAGATTACCCAGCGTTTTCTGGTTTTTATAGATCAGCAGATTGATACTCAACATCATTAATCCGATGGCAGGAATCATGATCAGACAGCCCACTGTCATTATAATGATGATCAGGAGTGTCAGGAAATAGGATAATTTTCCTTGTTCCCCTTTGTTACTACTGATCTCATAACCGGGGTGAGCGGCAAAGAATGTCGCAACTTCCGGATCTGCCGGATTTTTGACTTCTATAACTAATCTCGATATTTTTTCAGCAGGTGCATGGTCTCCGAATCTATCATTGGCCCATGCCATAAATGCTTCAGGAACGAGAATGGTGTTCAGGTGATCTGAAAACCCCACAATACGTCCCGAAAAGTTTTCCCTCATTCCATTTCCGGTCAGGGATACCCTGAAAACCACTTGCCGGATGATCCCTTCCGAGATCTGTGGCAATCCCTGGCTTCCGGCAAAACCGAAATTATATAAACTCAGGTAGTCGCGGGGGATAATGATAGGGATCAACCGGCTTTCTTCATCCCATTTCCATTCTGCAACATTCACATCCAGCAAATGATCGGGAACCGATTCAAAAAACAGATCGGTGGAAAAATAAGGCATCTGACCGGTAGATTCCATATATGCCTTGACGTGGAAGCGGCTTGAAGAGAAATAAGACAATGACCGGACAAAATCCTGTTGCCTGATTTCATCTATTTCAGAAGAACTGAAAGTGGTTTGTGAGCTATTGAATGTAGATAACAGTCTTACTTTTTTATTCACCACCATGAGCTCTTTTTTGAATAATCCTGTTTCGGAGGAGAATAAAGGGCGAATGTCTAATGAAAGGCAAAAAGCAGAAAAAATAATGCTCATTCCGGTCAAAGCAGCAAAAGCATATCCCAAAAGTTGAGGGATACTGATATTTTGTCGTAACAGTTTTTGTAATTCGCTCATAATTTCCAACAGTAATGATACGAAAACGGATATTTTGGTCCCAGCGAACATATCACAAGTCCTGCATTCTGTTGTTCGGTTTCGTGTACGATCAGCCTGTGCATAATTTCAATATTTGTATCATCCAGGTGACTGAACGGTTCATCCATAAGTAAAAAGTCGAACGGCTGGCACAGAGACCTTATAATAGCTAAACGCTGCTGCTGTCCAAATGAGAGTTTTCCTGTTTTTTCATTTATTTTCTCTGAAAGTCCCGCCATAGCCAGCATTTGTGCAATCTCCCCGTCAGTCTTATGGTTGGTCAGCCGGTTTTTAATAGCTATATTTTCATAGGCAGTTAATTCGGAAAATAGCCTCAATCCCTGGAAAACAAAACTGATATTTTTTTGGCGGATTTTGTTCCATTCCTGCGGATCAATAGAATCTATTTTCTGATGATCAAACAGAATATTTCCGGTATAGTCGGATCTTTCGCCAAACATATAACTCAAAAGGGATGATTTACCTGCTCCCGATTCGGCAGTGATCAGGTAATATTGTCCTTTTCGGAAGCTGGCCTCACCAGACCAAATATCCGATACCGTTTGATCGGTATCGGATATGAAATAAGGTAAAACCTGGTCAATATGTATGGTTTCCATTCGAAAGATGAAAGACTAAAAAGAGTTAGCTGTTACCTGATCGATCCCTTTCAGTATCTGTTTCAATGAGTTCTGATTTTTATCCTTAAATTTCAGGGAGAAAATACCTTCGTAATCATCCGTAAAAATCATACTTACATCTTTATAAGGACTAAGTAAGGATAATACGGATCCAAATTTGCCACCTATTTCACTTTGTGCCAGTGACCGGATATTTTGAGGATAACTATCTATATCCAGGTTCAGATACATCAGGTATGGATTTTTTATAGCTTCACTTAAGTCGCCGGATGTCAGATTCTTACTATATCCTTTCCCGGAGAAAGCAACAATTCCGTCAACATCATCCGTGATCAACACCCTGTTGTCTTTATATGCAAAGTAAAACGGAGTAACAAATCCGGTTGAAATAACATAATGATCATCTTTACGGGCAACAATATCTTCAGGAATCAAAGCCACGAATTTATCAAAGTCATCTTTGCTTTTAACTGTGAATCCCAGTCCCATCAGGGGAATGGGTAACGGCCCCTGTGCAAAACTATAGAGACTAAAAACCATATCGCCTCCCAATCCATTGATGACGGTGTTTACCATCGGATCGCTTAACATCATTTGATCAATAGGAATATCTGATCCGGCAAATTCTTTGATCATTTTGATGTAAGCCAGGACATCCACCGATACTTTAAATGCCAGATAGGATTTGTCCGGAAAATCCCGTAATAACTGGCTATCAAAATTCTTCTTAAGTATCGGGTATTTTGTGTACAGCTGGTTGACGGCTTCTTTTGGGGTCAACTTATAGGAAATGTTGAGTTCCCCCTTTTCGAAATTGACATATGCATGTAAATTTATTCCGGATAATCCGGTAGAAAGATTGGAGAATTTATTGCTCATCATTTTGGAATACATATCCATCAATGATGTATAAGAAGCCCAAAAGCCAAGGTCATAATTACGTTTCTGGAATTCGGTGAAATCCTTATTGCCTAAAATGCTTTTATCTTCAGGCATTGTAAAAAAATCAGCATAAGTTAATTGTCCGGCAGACTCTCCGGCAAATAGAAATAAAAAGTCTTTATTCCATGTAATGGCAACTTCGTCCTGCTGGATGATTTTATAGGCTCCTTTGTCGATAGGATCGGGAAAGTCAATGTCCTGTATCTGATTCAGTTCCTTCAGTGTATT harbors:
- a CDS encoding ABC transporter permease; this encodes MSELQKLLRQNISIPQLLGYAFAALTGMSIIFSAFCLSLDIRPLFSSETGLFKKELMVVNKKVRLLSTFNSSQTTFSSSEIDEIRQQDFVRSLSYFSSSRFHVKAYMESTGQMPYFSTDLFFESVPDHLLDVNVAEWKWDEESRLIPIIIPRDYLSLYNFGFAGSQGLPQISEGIIRQVVFRVSLTGNGMRENFSGRIVGFSDHLNTILVPEAFMAWANDRFGDHAPAEKISRLVIEVKNPADPEVATFFAAHPGYEISSNKGEQGKLSYFLTLLIIIIMTVGCLIMIPAIGLMMLSINLLIYKNQKTLGNLILLGFPRKKLAAPYNMLVLGLNVLIGTVSILITKYIQVLYHTKLSVLVPNEQGSVFWMTLLFAIIFVCAISGLDILWIQRKITRIKIPARG
- a CDS encoding ATP-binding cassette domain-containing protein; translated protein: METIHIDQVLPYFISDTDQTVSDIWSGEASFRKGQYYLITAESGAGKSSLLSYMFGERSDYTGNILFDHQKIDSIDPQEWNKIRQKNISFVFQGLRLFSELTAYENIAIKNRLTNHKTDGEIAQMLAMAGLSEKINEKTGKLSFGQQQRLAIIRSLCQPFDFLLMDEPFSHLDDTNIEIMHRLIVHETEQQNAGLVICSLGPKYPFSYHYCWKL
- a CDS encoding DUF4836 family protein — protein: MKYVKRLGFLFCIGLIVFNSCEKKIPPQLQAIPADAAFVVAIEAKNIVDKGGLKNLNEYTFIQKMRSELSNENQATQSLINRILENPKSTGLDIDRTYIYGVNNGNKSYVSFVFKMDKMGNFENTLKELNQIQDIDFPDPIDKGAYKIIQQDEVAITWNKDFLFLFAGESAGQLTYADFFTMPEDKSILGNKDFTEFQKRNYDLGFWASYTSLMDMYSKMMSNKFSNLSTGLSGINLHAYVNFEKGELNISYKLTPKEAVNQLYTKYPILKKNFDSQLLRDFPDKSYLAFKVSVDVLAYIKMIKEFAGSDIPIDQMMLSDPMVNTVINGLGGDMVFSLYSFAQGPLPIPLMGLGFTVKSKDDFDKFVALIPEDIVARKDDHYVISTGFVTPFYFAYKDNRVLITDDVDGIVAFSGKGYSKNLTSGDLSEAIKNPYLMYLNLDIDSYPQNIRSLAQSEIGGKFGSVLSLLSPYKDVSMIFTDDYEGIFSLKFKDKNQNSLKQILKGIDQVTANSF